One genomic segment of Mycoplasmopsis agalactiae PG2 includes these proteins:
- a CDS encoding DNA-directed RNA polymerase subunit beta', whose amino-acid sequence MSSFNKKIAKDIKKIKISLAAQDDVKNWSCGEVTKPETINYKSYKPERDGLFDELIFGPTTDFKCPICGTKYKKSDENTICEKTPMCQKYQPVILPKMVRRSRMGHIHLENPVVHFWFFKIDHSIISKLLGLRIANSNKTVSKGDLEKLIYYKSHIVLEDGGLKKLQKNAIIDISDAAIIYADALEELKERFEKDTEEYEIISEALAELESYAVSQTGQDYGIDFYEYNEIIHEFSKAKISTGSKAIEYLLENIDLKAEAEFIESEIEKINQHFDNNPTASIKAQERSKLYKRLAVVNAFIHSGQDPKSMLIYDLPVIPADLRPLVQLDGGRHSTSDVNELYRRIIIRNNRLKKWEETDAPMLIKQNEFRMIQEAVDALIDNSRKKPAPVTSKDNRPLKSISDTLTRKKGRFRQNLLGKRVDYSGRSVIVVGPELKMHQVGVPREMAAKLFEPWIIKELINGDSHINSIKAGKKAIENLDPIIWPYVEKAIEGKVVLLNRAPTLHRLSIQAYEPVLIRGKAIKLHPLSCTPFNADFDGDQMAIHVPISEEAVREARELMLASKNILGPKDGEPIINPAQDIILGLYYLTMEKAAAIDGDKVVGEGKFFATYDEMLLAYENKLVSLHARIALPISEINKKRLNYSPENKYIISTVGKFIFNRAFPESFEFIFGKHVEYVNKTDANGEVKLSEKEVVYTSNNKNQLEQFLLPYGQNFAEVIAKMPLNLPLSKKDVAKIVRRVYDKYVAIVTKSDVASVINQINANEINQIFDLCAELKDFNGKPIDVNHVEILEKIIVEEYKAISQEIIVRERTEEPIWTVNDYTKLLEIVWFKYTNIVANVLDNIKELGYKFSTISGTTISISDVITHQDTKSRIAEGDKYIELLKDYFDQGLMTDDERYNATIAKWAAIKDDIEKDLKKLTKLYPDNSLFMMFNSGARGNSSNFVQLAGMRGLMNNNTKVLKADAENERVVRSTVEIPVKSSFLNGLTAYEFYSSTHGARKGLTDTALNTAKSGYLTRRLVDVAQGITVREDDCGTDYGFQVKDILDTKTNTVIEALYDRIEGRFTNKAIYDKNGKLIVDADELITPEIATEIVENGIKKVEIRSVLSCYTPNGVCKKCYGKDLALNRVVNIGEAVGVIAAQSIGEPGTQLTMRTFHTGGVAGVEDITGGFGRLIELIDAYDSPWGRPAVIANYYGRITDIKRVKEGSESVEYDVITQEYKTRDGKVNTVEYKTRAGRKIRVKINDKVTPGQKIVEGPIVLNNLLRVGDTRLVQNYILKEVQKLYRLQGITISDKYIEIIIRQMLSKILITDSGDSDFFNGSLVDIHVYQKESARLISEGKKPPFGEVKIKGAKQIPLLSDSFLAAASYQETPKILVNASIKAQVDRLKGLKENIILGHKIPAGTNSNFEENGKYDLRNPKSYFADKYDPDIKTVKFVADENEILNMEHRVEIQHIFDEFQSEAFNANVIEFTDDSDN is encoded by the coding sequence ATGAGTAGTTTTAATAAAAAAATAGCTAAAGACATTAAGAAAATTAAAATATCATTAGCAGCTCAAGACGATGTTAAAAATTGATCATGTGGTGAAGTAACTAAGCCTGAGACAATTAACTATAAGAGCTATAAACCAGAACGTGATGGTTTATTTGATGAGCTTATTTTTGGCCCTACAACTGACTTTAAATGTCCAATTTGTGGTACTAAATATAAGAAAAGTGACGAAAACACTATATGTGAAAAGACCCCTATGTGTCAAAAATACCAACCTGTTATTTTGCCAAAAATGGTAAGAAGAAGCAGAATGGGTCACATACATTTAGAAAATCCAGTTGTGCACTTTTGATTTTTCAAAATTGACCACTCAATTATTTCTAAGTTATTAGGACTAAGAATTGCTAATTCCAATAAGACTGTTTCAAAGGGAGATTTGGAAAAATTAATCTACTACAAGAGTCATATTGTTTTAGAAGATGGTGGTCTTAAAAAATTGCAAAAGAATGCAATTATTGACATTTCAGATGCTGCTATTATTTATGCTGATGCTCTTGAAGAACTAAAAGAAAGATTTGAAAAAGACACTGAAGAGTATGAAATAATTAGCGAAGCATTAGCTGAATTAGAATCATATGCTGTTTCACAAACTGGTCAAGACTATGGTATTGACTTTTATGAATACAATGAAATTATTCATGAATTTTCTAAGGCTAAAATTTCAACTGGTTCTAAGGCTATTGAATATCTTTTAGAAAATATTGACCTAAAAGCTGAAGCTGAATTTATCGAAAGTGAAATTGAAAAAATTAATCAACACTTTGATAATAATCCAACCGCATCAATTAAAGCACAAGAGAGATCTAAACTATACAAACGTTTAGCAGTTGTTAATGCCTTTATTCACTCAGGACAAGATCCTAAGTCAATGCTTATTTATGATCTTCCTGTTATTCCAGCAGATTTGCGTCCATTAGTGCAATTAGATGGTGGCCGTCACTCAACTAGTGATGTTAATGAACTTTACCGTCGTATCATTATTAGAAACAATCGTTTGAAAAAATGAGAAGAAACTGATGCTCCTATGCTTATTAAGCAAAATGAATTTAGAATGATTCAAGAAGCAGTTGATGCTTTAATTGATAATTCTAGAAAAAAACCAGCACCGGTTACTTCAAAAGATAACCGTCCACTGAAGTCAATAAGTGACACATTAACCCGAAAAAAAGGTAGATTTAGACAAAACCTTTTAGGTAAGCGTGTTGACTATTCTGGTCGTTCAGTTATTGTTGTTGGTCCTGAATTAAAAATGCATCAAGTTGGTGTGCCACGTGAAATGGCAGCGAAATTGTTTGAACCTTGAATTATTAAAGAATTAATTAATGGCGATAGCCACATTAATTCAATTAAAGCAGGTAAAAAAGCAATTGAAAACTTAGATCCAATTATTTGACCTTATGTAGAAAAAGCTATAGAGGGCAAAGTTGTGCTTTTAAACCGTGCACCAACATTACACCGTCTATCAATTCAAGCTTATGAACCTGTGCTTATTCGTGGTAAAGCAATTAAGCTTCACCCTCTTTCATGTACTCCATTTAACGCCGACTTTGACGGTGACCAAATGGCAATCCATGTACCTATTAGTGAAGAAGCAGTTCGTGAGGCTAGAGAATTAATGTTAGCTTCTAAAAACATTTTAGGTCCTAAAGATGGTGAACCTATCATTAACCCTGCACAAGATATTATTCTTGGTCTTTACTACCTAACAATGGAAAAAGCAGCTGCTATTGATGGTGATAAAGTTGTTGGTGAAGGTAAGTTCTTCGCAACTTATGATGAGATGCTATTAGCTTATGAAAATAAGTTAGTTTCTCTTCATGCGCGTATAGCACTTCCTATTAGTGAAATTAATAAAAAGAGACTTAATTATTCACCTGAAAATAAATACATTATTTCAACTGTTGGTAAATTTATTTTCAACAGAGCATTCCCTGAAAGTTTTGAATTTATTTTTGGTAAACATGTCGAATATGTCAATAAAACAGACGCAAACGGCGAAGTTAAGCTAAGTGAAAAAGAAGTTGTTTACACTTCAAATAATAAGAATCAATTAGAACAATTCTTGCTTCCTTATGGTCAAAATTTTGCTGAAGTAATTGCAAAAATGCCACTTAATTTACCACTAAGCAAAAAAGACGTTGCTAAAATTGTACGTAGAGTTTATGACAAATATGTCGCTATTGTAACTAAGAGCGATGTAGCTAGTGTTATAAACCAAATTAATGCCAACGAAATAAATCAAATTTTTGACTTATGCGCCGAATTAAAAGACTTTAACGGCAAACCTATTGATGTAAATCATGTTGAAATTCTTGAAAAAATTATTGTTGAAGAATACAAGGCTATTTCACAAGAAATTATTGTTAGAGAAAGAACTGAAGAACCTATTTGAACAGTTAATGACTACACTAAATTATTAGAAATTGTTTGATTTAAATACACAAACATTGTTGCTAATGTTTTAGATAACATTAAAGAATTAGGTTACAAATTCTCAACAATTTCAGGTACAACAATTTCAATTAGTGACGTTATTACTCACCAAGATACTAAGAGCAGAATTGCTGAAGGTGATAAATACATCGAGCTGTTAAAAGACTACTTTGATCAAGGTTTAATGACTGACGATGAAAGATATAATGCTACTATCGCTAAGTGAGCTGCTATTAAGGACGATATTGAAAAAGACCTTAAGAAACTAACCAAGCTTTATCCAGATAACTCATTGTTCATGATGTTTAATTCTGGTGCCCGTGGTAACTCAAGTAACTTCGTGCAATTAGCTGGTATGCGTGGACTTATGAACAACAACACTAAGGTGCTTAAAGCTGATGCTGAAAACGAACGTGTGGTTCGTTCAACTGTTGAAATTCCAGTTAAGTCGTCATTTTTAAATGGTCTTACAGCTTATGAGTTTTACTCATCAACTCACGGTGCTCGTAAAGGTCTTACCGATACAGCACTTAACACAGCTAAATCAGGTTACTTAACTAGAAGGTTAGTTGACGTTGCGCAAGGAATTACAGTAAGAGAAGACGACTGTGGTACTGATTATGGCTTCCAAGTTAAAGACATTTTAGACACAAAAACCAACACTGTTATTGAAGCTTTATATGACAGAATTGAAGGAAGATTCACTAACAAAGCTATTTATGATAAAAATGGCAAATTAATCGTTGATGCTGATGAATTAATTACACCTGAAATAGCTACTGAAATTGTCGAAAACGGTATTAAAAAAGTAGAAATTCGTTCAGTGCTTTCATGTTACACACCTAATGGTGTATGTAAAAAATGTTACGGTAAAGACTTAGCTCTTAACCGTGTAGTTAACATTGGTGAAGCAGTTGGTGTTATTGCGGCTCAATCAATTGGTGAACCTGGTACTCAGCTTACCATGCGTACATTCCATACTGGTGGTGTTGCTGGTGTTGAAGATATTACTGGCGGTTTTGGTAGATTAATTGAGTTAATTGACGCCTATGATTCACCTTGAGGTCGTCCAGCTGTTATAGCTAATTACTATGGACGTATTACTGACATTAAACGTGTTAAAGAAGGCTCTGAATCAGTTGAATATGATGTTATTACACAAGAGTACAAAACTCGTGATGGCAAAGTTAATACAGTCGAGTATAAAACTAGAGCTGGTAGAAAAATTAGAGTTAAAATCAATGACAAAGTTACTCCTGGTCAAAAGATTGTGGAAGGCCCAATTGTCCTTAACAACCTTTTAAGAGTTGGTGACACACGTTTAGTGCAAAATTACATTCTTAAAGAAGTACAAAAGCTATACCGTTTACAAGGTATTACTATTAGCGATAAATACATTGAAATAATTATTCGCCAAATGCTTTCTAAGATTCTAATTACAGATTCAGGTGATTCAGATTTCTTTAATGGATCATTAGTTGATATTCATGTGTATCAAAAAGAAAGTGCTCGTTTAATTTCTGAAGGTAAAAAGCCTCCTTTTGGTGAAGTAAAAATTAAAGGTGCTAAACAAATTCCATTACTTTCAGATTCATTCCTAGCAGCTGCTTCATATCAAGAAACTCCAAAGATTTTAGTTAACGCTTCTATTAAAGCGCAAGTTGACAGACTTAAAGGACTAAAAGAAAACATTATTTTAGGCCACAAAATACCTGCCGGAACTAACTCAAACTTTGAAGAGAACGGAAAATATGACTTGCGTAATCCTAAATCATATTTTGCTGATAAATATGATCCAGATATTAAAACAGTCAAGTTTGTAGCTGATGAAAACGAAATTTTAAACATGGAACACAGAGTAGAAATTCAACATATTTTCGATGAATTTCAATCAGAAGCCTTTAATGCAAATGTAATTGAATTTACTGACGATTCTGATAATTAA